GTAGATCTGCGACAGGATCGTGTTGAAGATGAACACCAGCGCGAATGCGATGACGACCGCCTCGTTGACCGCGTCGGCGACGCCGCTCGGCCCGCCGCGCGCGTGCAGTCCCTTGAAGCAGGCGACGATCGTGGCGAGGAGGCCGAAGAGGCTCGCCTTGACGAGGGCCATGACGAAATCGGACATGCGGCCGTATTGACTGAAGGTCGAGAGGAAGGCGCCGCCGGGGAGGTGCTGCACGTAGATGTGGTACAGGTAGCACGCGCCCACCCCGGTCACCGTGATGAGCGAGCACAGGACGAGGGCGACGATGATCGCCGCCGCGATCCGGGGTGCGACGAGGCGTTCGATCACGTTTATTCCCATGACTTCCATCGCGTCGATCTCCTCGCGGATCTTGCGCGACCCCAGATCGGTGCAGATCGCCGATCCGGCGACGCCGGCCATCATCAGGGCGCAGACCAAGGCCGCGGCCTGACCGACGATGACGAAAGCGACGACCGCTCCGGAGTAGCCGCCGGCGCCGATCTTCCCCGCGAGCTCGCCGACCGACACCGCGATGAAGACGCCCACCGGGATCATCAGCAGCAGCGACGGTCCGGTGCTCACCCGTCCGATGAAGACGATCTGGTTCAACGTCTCGGTGATCGACAACCGAAAGCGCAGGGTCGCCACCACCAGGGCGCCGATCGACTGCAGGGCGAACCCGAGGGTGTGCCCGGCCTCTACCGCGAGGTCGCGAAGCGGCCCGCGTGAAGCGGGAAGCTCGAACGCCATCTATCCCCCAGACAAGTCGTTGATCGTGACGCAACGGCCGCCGGATCGATTGCCGGCGACCGTGTGGCTGTAGTCACAGTGGGTCAAGCGTACATGTTTCATATATGAAATGTGACTCGATTCGAGAAAATATCACGAGCCTCCGACATCAGGCCGTCGAATCATCGTCGACCCGCGGCGCCCGGAAGGCCCCGAGGCGCAGCACATGGCGCAGGACGAACCCGAACACCGGCCGGCTCAGCGGCGCGGCCCACCGCCAGGGCAGGAATCCGATCCACCTCGGGGTACCGGCGATGGTCCAGCGAACCTCGAGGACACCGGGGCGCTCGGTATCGGCGAGCACGAATTTCTCGGCGAAGGAGCCGATGGTCGCGGGCAGGCAGACGGCCGTGCCCGTCAACCCGATCATCTCGTCTTTGTGAAACTGATTGACCAGTTCAGACACCGAAAATACGGTGCCGGACATCGTCCGCTCCGACCAGATGCCACGACTGTCGACGGCTTCGTCGCGCCAATCCGGACCGTTCAGGAAGGGCAGGCTGCTCAGGTAGCGGCGTCCGACCAGTCGTGCGAAGACCTCGTCGCGCGACAGCGGGGTGCGAGCCGTGACGGTCACCGCGAATGCGGCGCGACGCGCGAAGTAGTCATCCATCTCCGCGCTGTCGATCGGAGTGACCGGAGCGCGATCCGGGCGGCGCGCGAGGCCGGCC
This genomic interval from Gordonia sp. X0973 contains the following:
- a CDS encoding ABC transporter permease, which codes for MAFELPASRGPLRDLAVEAGHTLGFALQSIGALVVATLRFRLSITETLNQIVFIGRVSTGPSLLLMIPVGVFIAVSVGELAGKIGAGGYSGAVVAFVIVGQAAALVCALMMAGVAGSAICTDLGSRKIREEIDAMEVMGINVIERLVAPRIAAAIIVALVLCSLITVTGVGACYLYHIYVQHLPGGAFLSTFSQYGRMSDFVMALVKASLFGLLATIVACFKGLHARGGPSGVADAVNEAVVIAFALVFIFNTILSQIYTVIVPAVGAY